A stretch of Clostridium formicaceticum DNA encodes these proteins:
- a CDS encoding response regulator transcription factor, with protein sequence MKVLIIDDEKLLVKGLKKSLEQEGFEVSVAYDGETGFSVFETSSFDLLILDLMLPKIDGITLCRMIRQSSEVPIMMLTAKDSDIDKILGLELGADDYMTKPFNTRELIARVRAILRRVEKQEVQQETVYTSGDLVVDSGYRTVKKAYREVELTPKEFDILELLIRNKGRVFPREEIFRLVWQEPCLDTRTIDVHIKNLREKLKDHEKNSPMIQTKWGVGYYFRRD encoded by the coding sequence ATGAAGGTATTAATCATTGATGATGAAAAATTGCTAGTCAAGGGATTAAAAAAAAGCTTAGAGCAAGAAGGTTTTGAAGTTTCAGTTGCTTATGATGGAGAAACGGGTTTTAGTGTTTTTGAGACCAGTAGTTTTGATTTATTGATTTTAGACTTAATGTTGCCAAAGATAGATGGAATTACCCTTTGTCGTATGATCCGTCAAAGTAGTGAAGTGCCTATTATGATGTTGACAGCCAAGGACAGTGATATTGACAAAATATTAGGACTGGAGCTGGGGGCAGACGATTATATGACAAAACCCTTCAATACGAGAGAACTGATTGCTAGAGTCCGAGCCATCCTTAGAAGAGTGGAAAAGCAAGAAGTTCAGCAAGAGACTGTCTATACATCTGGAGACCTGGTGGTGGACTCCGGCTATCGTACTGTAAAAAAGGCTTACAGGGAAGTTGAATTAACGCCTAAGGAGTTTGATATTTTAGAACTGCTTATCAGAAATAAGGGTCGGGTTTTTCCCCGGGAAGAAATTTTTCGTCTTGTTTGGCAAGAACCCTGTCTTGATACTAGAACGATTGATGTTCATATAAAAAATCTTAGAGAGAAGTTAAAGGATCATGAGAAAAATTCTCCCATGATTCAAACAAAATGGGGTGTAGGCTATTATTTTAGAAGGGATTGA
- a CDS encoding sensor histidine kinase, with protein MAMFSSIKQKLTAIYIVLILLPLFVINFFSTENMKETVLREIEVNTLKTANILSNISRNNFQDPLALKDSIQQYTGMVGGRILVLNHQGAVLVDSFHLLEDTVIDNEEIRQALNMQEKFSYYQTDKYVLQAAVPILQVSDTSRKVLGAVLISISVDDAFNTIYEFRSRLMALSVAAAIIGVFAAILASEKMAKPIVALSETTKRIAKGHLGEVVEIDSKDEIGKLAENFNQMSKELHRIDEGRTQFIGDVSHELKTPLASMKALIDSLLYGEDDIEVYREYLRDMDGEIDRLAGLVSSLLSLTKIEEQGITTNFFSLRSMVEEAVKILHPLAEKDGVEVVLDLKNPPEVRCDRERVKEVFINLIDNAMKYRDTEKLQSKVTITGRWESQHYEVAIEDNGIGIEEKEIQSIFDKFYRTDLSRSRDTGGAGIGLSIVSRIVQLHQWKIHAESKLKEGTKITLFIPKNSLKVSS; from the coding sequence ATGGCTATGTTTTCCTCCATTAAACAAAAGCTAACAGCAATTTATATCGTCTTGATTTTACTGCCTCTGTTTGTCATCAACTTTTTTTCTACAGAAAATATGAAGGAAACCGTGCTGCGGGAAATAGAGGTAAACACCCTAAAAACCGCCAATATTCTCTCCAACATCAGTAGAAATAACTTCCAGGACCCCCTGGCCCTAAAGGACAGTATTCAGCAATATACAGGAATGGTGGGGGGGAGAATTTTGGTCTTGAACCATCAGGGCGCTGTGCTGGTGGATAGTTTTCACCTTTTAGAGGACACTGTTATCGATAATGAAGAAATTCGCCAGGCCTTAAATATGCAGGAGAAGTTTAGCTACTATCAAACAGATAAATATGTGTTACAGGCAGCAGTGCCTATTTTACAAGTATCAGATACCAGCAGAAAGGTCTTAGGGGCGGTGCTAATATCTATCAGTGTGGATGATGCCTTTAACACGATTTATGAGTTTAGGAGCCGATTGATGGCCCTCTCAGTAGCGGCAGCGATTATAGGGGTATTTGCTGCGATTCTTGCCAGTGAAAAGATGGCAAAGCCTATTGTCGCCCTATCGGAGACAACAAAGCGAATTGCCAAAGGACATTTAGGGGAAGTGGTAGAAATTGATTCAAAGGATGAAATTGGTAAACTAGCGGAAAATTTTAATCAGATGAGCAAAGAATTGCATCGGATAGATGAGGGAAGAACGCAATTTATAGGGGATGTGTCTCATGAACTAAAGACGCCGCTTGCCTCAATGAAAGCATTGATTGACTCCCTTCTCTATGGAGAGGATGATATTGAAGTTTATCGAGAGTATTTAAGGGATATGGATGGAGAAATTGACCGTTTAGCAGGCTTGGTAAGTTCCCTTCTATCCTTAACAAAAATTGAGGAGCAGGGTATTACCACCAACTTCTTTTCCTTAAGAAGTATGGTGGAGGAGGCTGTAAAGATTTTGCATCCTTTAGCAGAGAAAGATGGGGTAGAGGTGGTGCTTGACTTAAAAAATCCTCCTGAGGTAAGATGTGATAGAGAAAGAGTCAAGGAGGTCTTTATCAATCTTATTGACAATGCAATGAAGTATAGGGATACAGAGAAGTTACAAAGCAAAGTAACTATAACAGGAAGATGGGAAAGTCAACATTATGAAGTTGCTATTGAGGACAATGGTATTGGCATTGAAGAGAAAGAAATTCAATCTATTTTTGACAAGTTTTATCGCACAGATTTATCCCGTTCTCGAGATACTGGAGGAGCAGGGATTGGATTATCTATTGTTAGTCGTATTGTGCAGCTGCACCAGTGGAAAATTCACGCTGAAAGTAAGCTGAAGGAGGGGACAAAAATTACCCTTTTTATTCCTAAAAATTCTTTAAAGGTTTCTTCATGA
- a CDS encoding GerMN domain-containing protein: protein MKKTGLILLVIAMMLTFVGCNRTPKETPVPPIEAENPPQGEGTDTVVDPAPEGEITRVTLYFVNDEYVATGDERLEKVLPVEKEVTVGEKSVEAMILAELQQVPEDDALSTTLEGIKVLSVDTAEGVAYVNIAGERLSGGSLQETLVIHQIVYSLTGLEEIEAVQFLVDGSKRETLMGHILIEEPLKREDIRF, encoded by the coding sequence ATGAAGAAAACAGGTCTAATTTTATTGGTTATTGCTATGATGTTGACGTTTGTTGGATGCAACAGGACACCGAAAGAAACACCTGTGCCGCCGATAGAAGCAGAAAACCCTCCGCAAGGAGAAGGTACAGATACCGTAGTGGACCCCGCACCAGAAGGAGAAATAACTAGGGTTACACTATACTTTGTCAATGATGAATATGTGGCGACAGGAGATGAAAGACTTGAAAAGGTACTTCCTGTAGAAAAAGAGGTAACTGTAGGAGAAAAATCAGTAGAGGCAATGATCTTAGCAGAGCTTCAGCAAGTGCCTGAAGATGATGCGTTATCTACAACTTTAGAAGGAATTAAAGTGTTGAGCGTAGATACAGCTGAAGGTGTAGCCTATGTGAACATAGCAGGAGAAAGGTTAAGTGGTGGTAGCCTTCAAGAAACCTTAGTGATTCATCAAATTGTTTACTCACTAACAGGGCTTGAGGAAATTGAAGCAGTACAATTTTTAGTAGATGGCAGTAAAAGAGAAACCTTAATGGGTCATATACTTATTGAAGAACCGTTAAAGAGAGAAGACATTAGGTTTTAG